The following proteins are encoded in a genomic region of Acipenser ruthenus chromosome 4, fAciRut3.2 maternal haplotype, whole genome shotgun sequence:
- the chrac1 gene encoding chromatin accessibility complex protein 1, protein MAGKDGGGKMLDFADSRQVSLPISRVKLIMKSSPDVSNINQDALFLTAKATELFVQYLATYSYKKGTGRETKCLTYGDLARSPEECDTFQFLADILPKKILARDYLKLLEEEEKGDEGDGEESDDSD, encoded by the exons ATGGCGGGTAAGGACGGGGGTGGTAAAATGTTGGATTTTGCAGACAGTAGGCAGGTTTCGCTTCCAATCTCCAGGGTGAAGTTGATTATGAAGAGCTCTCCCGATGTTTCCAACATTAATCAGGACGCACTCTTTCTCACTGCCAAAGCAACG GAACTGTTTGTCCAGTATTTGGCCACCTACTCTTATAAGAAAGGCACTGGACGGGAGACCAAGTGCTTAACCTATGGTGACCTGGCGAGGTCCCCCGAGGAGTGCGACACCTTTCAGTTCCTGGCAG atattCTTCCAAAAAAGATTCTGGCACGTGACTACCTTAAGTTACttgaagaggaggagaagggggaTGAAGGTGACGGAGAGGAAAGTGATGACAGTGATTAG